GAGCAAGATTTAATCCAGCCAATTCATATTCAAATCGTATGTAATAAATTAGTCCAAACCCTGAATCCTGAGTTGTTAAGGGATATATTACCCCAAACAATAAGTTATGAATGGTATGATGACCTGGGTGGAGTTCAAGGGATTTTATCAGATTACCTTGAAGATACATTAAGAAAAATGAACGAGCTATCTGTGGATGAAAAAGAGCAGGCAAAAGGTATTTTGAAGGTAATGGTTACTTCTTTTGACTCACATCCAGAAATGAATATCCAGCAAATCTGCTCTTTTATTAAAATTGAAGAAGATAAATTAAATATGATATTAGATTGTTTAGTAAATTATTCCCTACTGCGAAAAGTAAAAAAGGATACCTATGAATTAATTTCCAATTATTTAATTAATAGTATTACTAAAAAGTGGCTAACTCGAAAAGATATAGAATTACGGCAGATTATTGAAAATATCAATAAGGCATTAGATGATTGGCGGGCACATCATTGGCGAATGGATATTAACTTATTGAGTAAGGCATATCTATATCGAGAAGATTTACCTGCATCAGAAGAAACATTAGAACTTTTACTGCGTAGTTCTCTGGAACACAATTTCCCGGCGTGGTTCTGGATTCGTAAGATTGAACCTGACGAACTCAAGAAAGTGCTTGTTGATGCTATTAAAACAGCAGATAGTAATGGGATAAAGAGAATTATTGATATTTTAGACAAAGATGGCATTTTAGCCTTAGACCATCTTATTCTTAGATTAAATGACCCGGTAACAGAGGTAAGAAAAGCCGTTATAGAGGCGTTAGGTTGTCTGAAGGACCCAAGAACAATAGACTATCTTTTGCAAAGATTAAGTGATTCAGATTTAGATGTTCGAGATGGGACGATAAAAGCCTTATGTAATTTTGGTAGTCCAAGGATATTAGAGATATTTATTTCTCAATTAGAGAATTCAGATTGGCGAGTAAGAAAGGCGGCCGCAGATGGTTTAGGGATTTTAAAAGCATCTAAATCGTTGGAATTATTATTTACAAAAATCAATGACCCGGACTCTGAGGTTAGAAAATCAGTGGTGACGGCTCTGGGTAAACTGGGTAATCTCAAAGCCCAAACACCACTTATTCGTCGATTGAAGGATTCTCACGCGGAGGTAAGAGAGGCGGCGGCTAAAGCACTTGGGAATCTAAGTAGTGTGTCTGCGGTTGATGACCTTTTATTATGTTTTAATGATAAGGTTTGGCGAGTAAGAGAAGCCGCGGCTATTGCCTTAGGTAAATTAAAGGATGAAAAGGCATTAGAGCCTTTATTAGAAATGGCGAATGACCCGGATACCGATGTTCGTAAGGCAGTTGCTGAGGCACTCGGTAATTTACAGACACCACGAACGATGCAAATCCTGTTTAATATGCTTGCGGAATCTGAATGGTGGAAAAAAGAAATAGCCACTATTGCCCTTGGTAAATCAAAAGATACAAAGGCGTTAGAGCTTTTTCTGGAAGGATTAGATGACCCTGATTGGCGAGTTAGAGTGACAATGGCTAATGGATTAAAATTACTAAGTATAACTGATACAAAAATAGAAGATGCTATAATTGAAAGACTTCGTGACCCACATGAAGAAGTTCGAAAAATAGCTATTATTGCCTTAGAAAACTTAGGCACAGAAAAGGCTATCACACCAATTATATCCTGTCTTAATGATTCTTATGAACCTGTCCGAATAGCCTGCGTTCAAACGCTTGGGAGTATTGGCAATTTAGATGTCTTAGAACCTTTGCTGAATGGAATCAATGATAGCTCTCCAGAAGTTAAAAATACCTGCCTGGTAGCATTACAAAAAATTGATGAAAAATTCTATCGCAAAAATATTTTGGATAGTAGTGAGGTGTGAAATTAAACATTTTCCAGCAATTCTTTAGCCATCTGAAGATGTAAATAAGGGAAAAATGGAAAAAGTGGGGCAGATTGTCCCACTTAAAAAGGAGGAAAAAAATTTATGATAGAATTACCAAAAGAAAAATATACTGGTAAAATTGGTGAAGTCGTTATTGGCAAAGATTTAAAGGTTGGCGGCGAAAATACCTTTCCTTTTTATACCTTCGAAGGGGATTTGCCAAATGAACCCAGAATCGCATTGGAAGTCTATGACATCGAGCCAAAAGACTGGCCACAGGCTTGCCTTGAGCCATTTAAAGAGGTGGTTTCTGACCCGGTTGCCTGGGCAAAAAGATGCGTAGAATACGGGGCGGATATGATTTGTGTTCAATTGATTGGCACTGACCCAACCGCTGAGAATAAATCCGCGGAAGAAGCCGCAGAACTTTGTAAAAAAATCGCCGAGGCAGTGAATATTCCTATCCTTGTCTGGGGAAGCGGGAAAATAGAAAAGGATGCAGAGGTATTGAAAAAGGTCGCTGATGCCACTCAAGGTAAAAATCTGGTTTTAGCCCCGGTTCAGGAAAATAATTATAAAACAATCGGTGCGGTCGCCATTGGTTATAAAAATAAAATCTCTGCCTCTGCTCCGATGGATGTGAATTTATCCAAACAACTCAATATCCTTCTTTCAAATCTTGGTGTTGCGGATGACCAGATTATCATTGACCCCACTGCCGCTTCACTCGGATATGGAATTGAATATGTCTATTCAATTATCGAGCGAGCTAAACAGGCCGCTCTTACCCAAAATGATGTAAAATTGCAAATGCCCATTGTGGTTAATCTTGGCAAAGAGGCATGGAAGGTAAAAGAAGTAAAAATACCCGAATCTTATGAGACAAAACTGGGCAATATTGGAGATGCCAGAGAAAGAGGTATCCTCTGGGAAGCCATCTCGGCTATGGGTTTGCTAATCGCCGGGGCAGATATTATTATCATCCGGCATCCAGAGACTCTAAAATTAGTTCGCAAGATTACAAATAAATTATTGGGTAAGGAAATAGAAAAAACTGCTGTGGAAAAACCAAAAGAAGAAATTAAACCCACGCCAGAAATACCAAAACCTGCACTCCCAACAGATGTGTCTGAAGTGATTTTAAAACTTACGCAAGAGATAGAAATCCTGAAGAAACGATTAGACGAACATAAACCAGCTACGGTTAAGATTATTATTGAAGGTCCGGCAGAGGTCATAATCGAAAAAGTGGGTGAAGAAAAACCAACCGTTCCCTTTGTTGAGATGCCTGTAAAAAGAAAATCAGTCATTTCTCTTAAAGAAGTGATTATCGATGGGGTAGTTGAAAAATTTAGCTATGACTACGAGGCACGAGTTGAGGGACAAAAGGTCTCCTGCAAATTTGGAACAACAGGTGTTTGTTGTCGGCTCTGTGCTATGGGACCCTGCCGAATCTCACCAAAAACCGATAAAGGCTTATGCGGGGCAACTCCAGATACGATTGCGGCAAGAAATCTTATCCGAATGATTGCTGTTGGCGCCTCATTATTTACTGATTATACTCGTTCTGCAGTAAAAAGAGTAGAATCAGAAGAGATAAAAACTTTTGCAGAAGAATTTGGCAGACATTCCGGAGAACCAGGATTTCTTAAATCTGTCCCGAAAAAAATATACAATATCTGGCAAAAAATGGATATTCTTCCCCGCGGCATCGACCGTGAAATTGTTGAATTGATGCATCGAACCCATATGGGTGTTGACCAGGATTTTAATAATCTCTTGCAGTGTGGTTTGCGAGTTGCCCTCTCCTCTGGTCTGGGAAGTACATTTATCGGCTCACAGGTTAAAGAGGCATTATCCCCACCAAAACAATTATCCACATTTTCACTTAATTTTATAGAAAAAGATGCCTTCAATATTATTGTGCCTGTGGAGTCACTCGACGCCTTTTATCAAGCCGCTGAAGAAACTGAGATAAAAACCCTTGCCAGACAATTGGGCATTCCAAAGATAAAAATTATAAATTTAGAAGATGTCATCAGCCAGGAAATGGCAATGATGACGGGCGCGATTGATGTCATTGTGGCTGATGAAACAACACCAATTTCCGCATTACTCATTGCCTCCTGCTACCATACCCGCGCATTTACACTAACTTCAATAGATATTGCCGGCGTAAAGAAGATGGATAATGCCAGTTCTATCTTAAAAAAGGCATTAGCCAACATCCAGAATCGCGGGGCAATGAACATCACGGAAAATGAACTGGAAATTACCTCAAAACTCCCGACTAATACAGACAAAATAAAGGGAATAGCGATTGTTTTAAACTGCAAAGGAGACTATACGGAAACGATTAAGGAGCTTATTACCAATGATATTCTCGTTTTGCATGCGGGATGTGGGAGTTTGGAATTGGCTAAAAACGGTTTGTTCAATAAGTCTGCTGTTCAGTTTGCCGGGAAAAATCTTGCCGCCTTTTGTGAGCAAGAGAATATTTCACCGTGCATTTATGTAGGCACCTGTATGGACATATCAAAGGTGATAGTGTCAATGATGTCTTTGGAGAATATTTTAGCAATCATCCCGGAATGGATAGGTGAAAAGGCGATTGCCCAGGCATTTTTTATGCTTGGTTGTGGACTACCAGTTATTCTGGGCAAGGATTTCTGGGTAAGTGGGACTAAAGAATTAGTTAATCTCCTTTACAAAGATAACCCACTTGGGACAAGATTTATTTATAAAGAAGATAACATAGC
This window of the bacterium genome carries:
- a CDS encoding acetyl-CoA decarbonylase/synthase complex subunit delta, which codes for MIELPKEKYTGKIGEVVIGKDLKVGGENTFPFYTFEGDLPNEPRIALEVYDIEPKDWPQACLEPFKEVVSDPVAWAKRCVEYGADMICVQLIGTDPTAENKSAEEAAELCKKIAEAVNIPILVWGSGKIEKDAEVLKKVADATQGKNLVLAPVQENNYKTIGAVAIGYKNKISASAPMDVNLSKQLNILLSNLGVADDQIIIDPTAASLGYGIEYVYSIIERAKQAALTQNDVKLQMPIVVNLGKEAWKVKEVKIPESYETKLGNIGDARERGILWEAISAMGLLIAGADIIIIRHPETLKLVRKITNKLLGKEIEKTAVEKPKEEIKPTPEIPKPALPTDVSEVILKLTQEIEILKKRLDEHKPATVKIIIEGPAEVIIEKVGEEKPTVPFVEMPVKRKSVISLKEVIIDGVVEKFSYDYEARVEGQKVSCKFGTTGVCCRLCAMGPCRISPKTDKGLCGATPDTIAARNLIRMIAVGASLFTDYTRSAVKRVESEEIKTFAEEFGRHSGEPGFLKSVPKKIYNIWQKMDILPRGIDREIVELMHRTHMGVDQDFNNLLQCGLRVALSSGLGSTFIGSQVKEALSPPKQLSTFSLNFIEKDAFNIIVPVESLDAFYQAAEETEIKTLARQLGIPKIKIINLEDVISQEMAMMTGAIDVIVADETTPISALLIASCYHTRAFTLTSIDIAGVKKMDNASSILKKALANIQNRGAMNITENELEITSKLPTNTDKIKGIAIVLNCKGDYTETIKELITNDILVLHAGCGSLELAKNGLFNKSAVQFAGKNLAAFCEQENISPCIYVGTCMDISKVIVSMMSLENILAIIPEWIGEKAIAQAFFMLGCGLPVILGKDFWVSGTKELVNLLYKDNPLGTRFIYKEDNIAQETLNLINQETLNLIKM
- a CDS encoding HEAT repeat domain-containing protein, translating into MTFYKIYDNVVIEMVIDLEQKDSLRFILKQKSRDYYFKFFSILNELNKIQTGGDVVYHAQHGVKHCEIVEQNLNDLLPATLKRKMNHKEIFCMLLAVWFHDVGEIFDEKGKGYTHIRSHDYIYKHYEDWKLDESNAHFITQILKESAKETEEKIILEDDRTLVRFLAYLLRLSDKLDIGNSSVPRELLTPWKRSFKDHTVLSLLKERFDVDLKIDSEHWIICAYLNPKSELLANTELINDIYDKIQIRLNKDLDSFKEVFYQNGLGYQKIKLILSSKIKEKEVLVKNKPLQISPYKFLHYYETYDKDLFWGREEDISKFVGHILINKLVVIYGDALIGKTSLIKAGIIPKLSEGNIAIYINCNRDPLNLIKEEVEKEFKRERIRSFKLDKSLSLVDFFKNIDLPYSIIIFIDHFENFFKQVGKEAQEEFINEIATCTYADKPLVKFIFAIQKDLFVHLGSFKDRLPELFQNAFELTKLTESQALEAIECPAKLFNIEYARELLEALIWDIRDEQDLIQPIHIQIVCNKLVQTLNPELLRDILPQTISYEWYDDLGGVQGILSDYLEDTLRKMNELSVDEKEQAKGILKVMVTSFDSHPEMNIQQICSFIKIEEDKLNMILDCLVNYSLLRKVKKDTYELISNYLINSITKKWLTRKDIELRQIIENINKALDDWRAHHWRMDINLLSKAYLYREDLPASEETLELLLRSSLEHNFPAWFWIRKIEPDELKKVLVDAIKTADSNGIKRIIDILDKDGILALDHLILRLNDPVTEVRKAVIEALGCLKDPRTIDYLLQRLSDSDLDVRDGTIKALCNFGSPRILEIFISQLENSDWRVRKAAADGLGILKASKSLELLFTKINDPDSEVRKSVVTALGKLGNLKAQTPLIRRLKDSHAEVREAAAKALGNLSSVSAVDDLLLCFNDKVWRVREAAAIALGKLKDEKALEPLLEMANDPDTDVRKAVAEALGNLQTPRTMQILFNMLAESEWWKKEIATIALGKSKDTKALELFLEGLDDPDWRVRVTMANGLKLLSITDTKIEDAIIERLRDPHEEVRKIAIIALENLGTEKAITPIISCLNDSYEPVRIACVQTLGSIGNLDVLEPLLNGINDSSPEVKNTCLVALQKIDEKFYRKNILDSSEV